gggggacagagggaaatGAGAAGCTGAGAGCATCCTAAACCCTGCCCTGCTACACTCCCATGCAGGAACCCAGAGGGCTTGGCCCCCATCTCTGTGTAGGCTCTTAGTCATGCACGCTACGTCATGGTTTGGGTCTGGTGGCACAACACAGGCTTTAGCTTATTTTCATATGTATAACGTTTTCAGGtcaaacatggaaaaaaaggggaagcgAGAATGCTTCTGTTTTGACCTAGTCTATGGAATTGCTGGTATTTAGTTACTACAAGTAAAAtccagcctgcagaagagaaaaattgaGATGTTAAAATCCATGAACTGAAAAGGGTACCTGCATTCATTTCCATGCATAATAAGGattttaaaagtgatttaatTTGGTCCCCATAATGAAAATTCCAAACGAATAGcagattttttccccagctcATTTTCCATAGCAGTAAATAAAGCAGACCCGAAGCAGTCCTAGCTGGCAAGCTCAATTCTCTCACACTCCAAAGGCTGTTTGTTTATTAATGCTTTATCTAAATTGCTGGTGTTTTGACTGTCTCCTGATCATACCTGATCTTTTCTCCAATTGAATTCCATTCCTGCCTCACACTGACACGCACATCCCCTTCTGCTGGGAAATGCTTTCACCTTCTCAAAATCAGAGAACAACAACCGTgtgttttgcaaagaaaaatgatcctttttgacctttttattttactgcaagcttgtttttctctgcctttccttccctcttcgCTTCCCACCTGCCAAAAGAATCAACTGATGAACTGCCTTGTTTGCCTTCTGCAAAAcaccagaggaaaaaagttaCAGCAAAACAACACCCAAGCAAATAATGACAAATTATTTGCACCTTGCATTGGCTGGGTCTGCTCGGCTCAGAGTGGCTGTGGCTCATCTTCCCACAGTGAGCACCACACCAGTCCCTGCCATTACTTTGTACATGCACAGCACTGGGCAAGTCGCtatttcccagggaagcacatcAAACGCCATGCACAGTCAGAAATGCACATCTGAAAGTCAGGATTTTGCTCCTCTTCTTGTTATGATAAccgcattaaaaaaaaaaaaatccaatagcTGCAACAGAAATAATGGGATGAATAAATAATACAGTTTATCTGGAAAGGCAAATCTTGGACAAATATTCTTGTTCCAGAAAGCTAATTGCCTGAGCATGAAAATGCCACGAAGTCGAGCAGCCCTCATATGTGCCTCATAAATTAACACGTCATTTGAAGagtctccagcagctcttgtgAAGAATCTCTAACACAAGGCACTGCAAAGCCTAAAGGCGTGGGGAGAGGGTGCCCCACGGTCACCGAGCCTGCCTGGTGCTTCCCCACCTCTGCAGCTGACTCCTGCTCAGACACACACTGATCACAGCCCGAGCACCCCCGAGTGTGCAAATAAATCACAGGAAGGCAGGGATTGCTGTTGTGCCAACAATCTATATGCTGCTGACTCGTCTAACAATGCCTGATGAAGCTTTAATTGTTTTCTTTACCTAAATGTTTAAGTTTGGCAATGCGAGAGCCCAATTATTTTCTGCAGGcattcatttttctgtcctttctctATTGAccaattatttaattaaacCGCACTTCATTAATCCCTAAGCCGTCACAGTAAACCCGGGGCTTATACGTATGTGGGGAGCTGCTAGGGGCACTACCACAACATGATTTTTATCCATTCAGGTCCCATCCCCTTTTAATGGGCCGAGCTGGCAAGAAATCTGGTCTGTGAGCTTTCACTTGAAGCTAGACATCCCATAATACAGCACAGACCGACCTTTATTTGCAGATGATTTTTCCCCCATCGAGCAAAAAGGCTTATATACGCACTTTACGCTGTGAAAACGGGGTACAATGCCCCGACTCTCCGGCATTATTTCTGCGtaaataaaactttaaagaCCGCACATCCCCCCGCGCCGCTGAATTGCCAGGGGCGAGCGTGCGTTTCCAAGGTagagcaaaattaatttccatccCTCCTCTCTGAAACGACTCGGTGCCGAAGGAATGGAGAAGTCATGGCTATTTCACTAGTAACAGGATTAAACCATTTATGAGGCATTGCAGCTGCTCTTTTATGGCATCTGATTGATATTCATGTGTGGTTAGCATTTGTCTCCTAACTTGTGTAACACAGAGAATAGTAAAAGAGAGACAATAATCGCCAGGCTGTTACATATTCAGGGGACTGGATTTCCCCTATCAGCCTTTCAGCGGCTCCAGGCGCGGGGCTGACCTCCCCTCCGGCATTTCGGACCGCGGAGCGCTCGCCCAGCCGGGGCAAAACGACACAAAAATGCGCCAGAGCCATCCCCGGCAGCCCGCCGGCCCTGCCCGGGCCGGAGCCGCTCTCGGCTGCTCGCCGGGCCGGCCGTGGCCAGGAGCCGCAGCGGGCACACAATAGCTCCTTTGAGCGGCCACCGAGGCTCGGGGATGCCGCCCGCACCGGCTGCTGCGGGGATGCTGCGGGGGCCGGGGGGCTCTCCCCCCTCGGCAGCCCCGCTGGGCACGGGGGGCTGCCCGCGGGAACCGGCCGTGCCCCTGTAAAACCGCTCTCCCCGCCGGGTGTGATGGAGCACGGAAAATCGGGGATGCTGCAACAGATTGTCAAGCCGCACAATTAAGTCGATTCGTTACTCCGCTCTCTCCTCGCGGAGAATAATTTCTTAAAGCTTTGCAAGAAATTTTCTTACAGGGATAGGAACCTCAGTTTCGTTCCAAAGGCAAATCCACCCCCAAGTATACAGCAGCAAATGCAAAAGTAACCGCGATGGCAAAAATCAAAGCAGACCCGCAGGTGCACATAAACAAAGGTATCTTTACCTGCAGTTGTAGGTCCTGATTTCCTTGTTATCCCTTTTGCACTTGACTGCCACAAAGATCATGGTGACAAAAAGAATGGCTGCAATAGACCCCAGGGCAATAATGAAAATCAAGGAGAGGTTAACAGATCCTATGGACTCCTGGGCATCCAGGGCTGGAGACAGGTATATCAAAATCAAGGCAGAAGCCGAGAGAGATGTTTTCCCATGGTCATGAGCCACCACGATGAGCTCATAGGCTGTTTTGGCATTCTCCCCAAAGGCTCTGGTGGTCCTAATCTCTCCATTGACCTGGTCGATCTCAAAAAATCCTCTGTCTCCTTCCACCATTTCGTAGGAAAGTCTGCCATTTTCACCCTCATCATAGTCATCTGCCTTGACCACCGTCACCAAGTAGCCAACCCCCGCGTTCCTGGGGATGTACACCTCCGCCGTCCCGTTGACCAGCGGCGGGGCCGTGATCACGGGCGTGTTGTCATTGACGTCCAGGACGATCACCCTGACGGTGGCAttgctctgcagagagggatTACCCCCATCTTTTGCCAAGACCTTGAACTCAAAGGCCTTGGTCTGCTCATGATTGAAGGACCTCAAAGCATAGATATCTCCAGAGTTGGGGTTGATGGAGACATAGGTGAAAACAGGCATGTCCCTGACTTGGGAGGGCACGATCTGGTAGGACACGCTGCCGTTGAGGCCCAGGTCAGGGTCTCTGGCCGACACCGAGAGCAGGTAGGCCCCTGGGGTGTTGTTCTCCTGCACGATGACTTGGTAATAGGGCTTGGAGAAGTGGGGATGGTTGTCATTCTCATCGGTGATCTTGACGGTGAAGGACTTGGTggcctgcagggaagggatgccatTATCCCTGGCCTGGATGGTGAGGTTGTACTGGTCCCTCTGCTCCCGGTCCAGCCGCCCATCCACCAGGATGGTGGAGAAGCTCTCGTACTCCTGGAGTCGGAAAGGCACGTTGCCCAGGAGCTTGCACTGCACGCGCCCGTTGGCCCCGGAGTCGCGATCCGAGACGCGCACCAGGGCGATGACGTACCCCGGCGGGGCGTTCTCGCTCACCTCCACCAGCTCGCTGTTGACAGAGAGCAGGTTGATGAGGGGCGGGTTGTCGTTGGCATCCTGGACGCTAATGGTCACTTTGcaatgggcagggatggagttAGGCCCCAAGTCCTTGGCCTGCACGTCCAGCTCATAGACGTGACCCTCCTCGTAGTCGATGGCACCGCTCACCGTGATGAGGCCGCTCTGGGGGTCGATCTGGAAGAGCTCCCGGGCCCGCTCAGAGACGTAGCTGTGGAAAGAGTAGAGGACCTGGCCGTTGGTGCCCTCGTCCGGGTCGGAGGCGTTGAGGCGGATGACTGGTGTCCCCGGTGGGGCATTTTCAGGCACGCTGACGGTGTAGGCTGGCTCCTCGAAGAGCGGGTTGTTGTCATTGGAGTCGATGACGCGGATGCTGAGCTCCACCGTGCCAAAGTTGGGCGGGTCACCACCATCCAGTGCCGTGATCACGTAGCTGTAGTGGGACTGGGTCTCACGGTCCAGGCTCTTCTCCACTACCAGCTCAGCAAAACGAGACCCATCACCCCGCGTCTTGGTCTCCAGCCCAAAGAGGTCATTGGGGGTGATCTCATAGCTCTGCACCCCAAAGCTGCCCGAGTCCGGGTCATAGGCACTCTCCAGTGGCACCcgggtgccagggctggctgtctCCGAGATCTCCAGCTCGATTTGGTCAGTGGGAAAGCTGGGCGCATTATCGTTAAGGTCCTTGATCTCCAGCTTGATCACGCAGATCTCCATGGAGCTGGACATCACCTCCAGCGAGATGACACATTTGGGGCTCTGTCGGCATAGCAGGTCCCTATCGATCTTCTGCTTGGTCACCAGCAGCCCGGACCCGGGGCTGATGTCCACCAAGTGGGGGGCCGAGTTGGAGACCACCCGGAAGGCGGCGGGCTGCCGGGGGTCCAGCACGAAACCGGCGTCCCGGGCGTCCTTGGCGACGTTGGCGATCACCGTGCCAGCCCGCTGCTCCTCCTCCACCGAGTACTTGAGGTTGACGAGGGCCCCGGCGCCGGCCCACAGCAAGGCGGCCCCCAGCAGCGCCGGGAGAGCCCCCATGGccgcgccgccgctccgcccgccgcgccgcgccccGACGGCCGCCGGCCGCGCGCCTCAGGGGCCCGCCGCGCTCATGCGGGCAGCGCCCGCCGGGCTGccccggcggcgggcgggcggctgcGGGCACCGGAGCCGCGGTCCCCCGCGCACACGCCAACGCCGTCCGCTCAGGTGCTCCGTGCCGGCGGCGCCGCGGAAGGGCCGGGCATGGCGAGCGGGGTGCGGGAGCAGAAGCGGGGTGCTGAGCCGAGCGGTACCGAAGCGAGAAGCGAGGAGCCGAGCCGTGCAGTGCAGTGCCGAGCCAGCCGAGCCCGCTCCCGCCGGCGCTCGCTGCGGCGGCCGCACGCCACTGCCCGCAGTCCGGAGCGccggcgggcggcgcgggggcgggcggcgcgggggcgggcggcgccCAGCCGCAACCAATGGGCGCTCGGGGGCGGGACCGgcgcgccgcgccgccgccaATGGGATAGCGCCGccggccgggggcggggccggggcggggccggcggcgcggAGGGGAGCGGAGCGGGAGCGGAGTGGGCACGGAGCcgcgcggagcggagcgggatggcacggagctgctgcccaagccGGGAGCCCgttgtccctgctgtccctgctcccctgccccgCTGAGATCGTCCCGGTGCCCGGGAGCTGCGGACGCAGCGGTGTTTTGGCTCCGCGGCCGCGGTCACCGGCGGTTACTTCTTTAACCAGTGCGCACTGGGCGGTGGCGGATCCCCGCGGGCAGCGCGGAGACCACCGGGTCCCGCGGAGCGCCCCAAGTCCGTTCAGTAGAGACTGAAccctctggggcaggaggaccccgccccgccgggcagtGTTCCCGGGAGCCGGCGAGGGGCCGGGACCGCCCAACGCCCCCGGGAGGTTCCAGCCCCGCAGCACTCGCTGCACCGTGCTGATAGGTGGAGAAGCCACCGTGGTACCGTGTGCTCCTAATGATGAAATAAAGTGTTCACGGGTGCGTGTGCCCGTGCCTTACCTCCCGTCTCCGCGCGCGCCGTCCGCAGGGTCCCGGGGGCTCTGTACAGGGCCGGGGGAAGGTGTCACCGGGAGAACCACCGGCGGGTCGCGGCTCGGAAACCTCCCAGCACGCCGTTCCCCTCCCCGGGGTTACAGCGGGGCCGGTGCCGGCGCGGCCGTCGGCAAACCGCCCCGCAGCCCGCCGGTCGGCAGCGGTCAAGCGGCGAAGGGTGGGGGCAGCGGGGCGGGGGTCCGGTGCATCTGCCGCGGCACTGGTCCCATTGGGTGATAGACATCGAGAACCGACACCTGGGCGGTGCCGCGCCCCGCGGGCACGGCCCGGTGTGGCTCGGCCCGGTCCTGCCCCGCCCCgtcccgcccggcccggcccagcccggctcggcccggccgCGCCGTCGGGCCCCGCCGTGCCTTCCCAGGCACAAGGGCGCCATCTCGCGGCCGCGCGGGGGGCGGCATCGAGACATCGGGACACCGAGAAAACGGGACCGCGGGACACCGGGACACCCGGCCTGGGCGGCGCTCCTCGGGCGGCACGGGCCCCTCCCGGCTGGGAGGGCCTGTAGAGGGTGACCGGGATGCCACCAGCGACAGCATCCTTCCACGGTCACCGTCCCTGGGACAGCATCCGTTCAGAGACACCGTCCCCGTGATCCCATCCCGCGTGACATCTGTCCGGGGACACCCATCACCTCTCCGGCACCTGTCCCGGACAGCATCCGCCCTTTGACTCCATCCCCCGGGACAGCATCCCTCCACGGACACGACCCCATGGGGTGCCCCCTCTCCAGGGAGGGACACAGCACCCAGGGGCAGCCGAGGGGAGCCCGCTCCTCCCCGCAGGACACCGGAGGGACGCAGGGCCCCTCCATTTCCGCTGCCGtgtcctggagcagagggacaaAAGCCGGCAGAGGAAAAAGCCTTTGCCGGGTGTTCCTTCTCCCGTCCGGAAAGCAGCAGCGTAGGTCACTGTGACCCACGGGGGAGTGGCAGTGGGACACGGAGGGGCGGCAGGTGGGGACGGCACGAGGGGGCAAGGCCCTGTCGAAGTCTtccatgaaaaaattaattctgatgACTTGAACTGTGCCATGTGGATTGAAAACCTGGCTGAGGGATCATAAACAAAGGGTAATTAGAAGCAGGGGGAGGTGTTTATGGGGTACTGCAGGGATCTAGGTTAGGGCTGCTCTCATTTAATACCCTCATTAATGACCTGGAAAGAGGGAGTAAACTACACATTAATGAATTTGGCAGATGATGCTATACTGGGAGGTGCTGTGAGCTCCAGCAAGCATAGAAAATTAACACAAAAAGGGCCTAGTGAGATTAGAAATATGGGCAGGAAGCAGCGAAAGGAGCTGTGCCGTGGACAGATGTGAGCGAGCGCGGCTGGGACGCAAAGGCGAGTCGGAGCgacagcaggacaggcagcGAGGGCTGAGCCgagccaagccaagccaagccaagccaagATGCAGAGCGACGCCCCAGAGAAAAGCCTGGGGCCAGGGGTCAGCAGGGGGGacgcaggagctgctgtgcgtgagggcagcagggacgGGTCGGCCCCGGCGGTTCGGGTCCCGCACGTCCGAGGGCGGCGGGGCTCAGGTGCGGCTGCAGCCCGAGCGCGGCTCCCTCGGCACAGACGTGTTGGCGGCAGTTCAGAGGGAAGCCACACAAATGATCAAAGGCACGGAGAGACTGATTTCTGAAAGAAGATTAAAAGgcttaaatatatatattgctTGGTTAAGAGCTGTCCGTGGGGAGACAAACTAAGAGCCTTACAGATCTGGTTGGAGTAAatagagagggagggaaggaattaTTTAATAGAGTACAAGGGGCATCACCAGAAGGGATGAcaggaaatgaagaaatggAGCATTTAGGTTGAAtgtcacaggggaaaaaatcccctcTGCTGACAGCGAAAATTATGAGACTGCGACGTGGTTCCCTGGAGGGAGAAAGTTCTGTGGCTTGAGATATTTAAAACCAGACAGGATCAGTCTGAATATAAAGGCGCCTGGGATCAGCtactggcaggggctgggcaaaGGAGcaagagctgggcagggatgcaCCTCATTTCCCAGCTCTTTTTCCATTGAACTATTTCTTTATGGATCACACCTATAAAAGACctgcatttctttatttattgcATATatgtatttctgctgctgtaaaGGAAATCATGGACAAAGGATGCTGTGCCACTCACttcagagccaggcagggctgaaaAGGCCCTGAGATCAGAGGAATTTCACCTCTGTGTGGGTACGAAGGGGATTAGAAGTGGGTCAGCAACTGATAGGAGGCTGCTGAGTGTAGAACCTGAACAGTGTGACGTGCCCTGGAGCTCAAGGTCTCCAGGTTTGCCTCCTGTAGGACATCTCACCTCTCAGTGCTTTTCTGCAGGACGCTCTCCAGCTGACCAAGGAGGAGCCAGGCCACAGCTGGCCAGCCACCCCTCACCTGTGGCCGTGGTTAACTCTGCCCCgttcacctgcagctcctgctcggTTTGTCAGAGGCTGTGACGGGATCCCTTTGGAACAAAACAAGCATCGATTGCAGCCCCACCTCTTCCCCATCTCCTGCCTCACTGGAGGTCTGTGCGTGCTGTCAGCAGAATGGATTAATAGTCCTATTATCAGTTCAGATGGATGGCCAGGGTGAGGAGAAAACATCGCGTCCCAGGGAACTCGAGTAGGCACATTAATAAAGATGCCACACGTTGGCTCTGAAATCTAAAAGCTTCACTCCACTCCTTGCAACACAATTAGCTCATGCAAAGCCCAGCACTCCTGTTGCAGGGCACCTGGTGATGCCCTTAGCATCACTgcctgctggcctggctgggaGGCAGGGAGCTGGTGACACGGTGGTCCCTGTGTTCCCCTTGGCCAaaccccctgcagcagctggcccTGCAAGCCCATTTGtagcagcacctcctgctgctgctggggagctgcatcGTCCCCCTTGGAGCCCAGGGGCcacaggaggaggctgaggagcaggatgCACCAGACCTGTCTCTCACCCAcctcactgctggggctgggcagcacgGAACAGAGATCCTGATCTGCCCACACTGTAGAACAAGGAAAGCTTTGGATTATAAACAAGTGGTGCAGCTTGCAGCCCTTTGTTTGAGCACTAATGTGATGactcctctccagccctcatCCCTGTCAAAAAGTAAATCTCAGCATCTGAAAGATGTATATTTAAAACTATGGTATCAGGGGTTTTATTAAACATTCCTTGTGCAGGGATGATGGAAAAGGACAGGCAGGGATCAGCCCTTGCTCGCAGATatctgctcctgctcacagccctgtctctcccaggctgtgggactgcagagcagggtgggctgggggatTCAATGCCTGCCCTGCTTCCCTCCTAGCCCAGGCTCCCTCAGGTCCCTGCACCCCTCATcccctgctggagccagggggAGCAAAGCCACACCCCAGCaccccagctctctgcagaacTGGGGAGAACGTGCACAAAATAGTTTGAAAATTTGAAATCTGTTTTAAACATCAAAGAGGAActttatctttttaatttttcagaacctttcttttagtttttcagttctgaagtgttgtttttcccctttccagcacCTTTTCTTTTAGCTACTAGGTGAAGTAAAATAAATGAtgtaggtttatttttttcctttctttgcttATCCAGTTCTGCACAACTTGAAAGCTTTTCAAAGTATCGGGTGTCAGGAGTTACAGTTTaggtttgtggtttttcttccccttgaAATGTTTCTAATATCACAGTgaagtagaaaaagaaaaaacctgtgGCATAGAAAAAGGAAGTGAAGAAATAGGAAAGCTCAGAGCAAAATCCCCAGACCATTCAGCCATGAAACATCTACTGTGTGATGAGAAAGAGAAGCCCTAAACGGAGAAAAATACAAGTTTCTATATTCAGAGGGTGTTTGGAAAATGAGACAAAGCATTCAGCTTTGatttaaagacttttttcttttcatctcatGGGAATCCAGTGCCCATTCTCAAGACGGTTTGGAGTAAGAAGATCCtggccagctctgcccatcAGCCCTCTTAGAGCCAAACCTTATTGAGCATCTGCAGGACTTGCAGACAGCTGTCTGTGTAACTCCGTTAGCAGTTTGCACATAATGCAGATAAGAGACCGCTGCTGTAAAATATTGAGTCTTTAGACTATAAAAAACTGTCTTTCTAAGCTGAAATCTAACTTTATTTGTACTCCTGCAATTCCACCCAAGTCAGCAGGGTTTCCTGGCTGTTAGCAAGGGCAGAGTCTGGCACACTCCTTGCACTGAAGAGGTTAAAGTGCCAAAGAGAGGACGACATCACTCTGAGCAATTCGATAAACTCCTATCACTCAATAGTTTAATTCACTTTTACTGATGCAGCATCTTTTATCGAAGATTACATAATGCTGAATAATCATGAAGCACATAATGCAGAGCCAGACAGGCAGCCATAATCAGATTTAAAGCCTATATTATAAAAGTGACAGGTGCAGGGCTAATTCTCTGCTCCAACACTGGTGTCAGTCCAGAGGAAGCCTGCTGGACCCACTCCCAACGTACAcagcctgcctggcagcacagcgtggggaaaggggagaaatAATCgtggggaaaggagagaaataatCGGCTGGTGCTTCCTGAAGGTGCCTgaggagccaggcaggcacATCCTGTGTgcacagaagcagcacagggcacagtgaggagctgggaggcagctgcctCTCACCAGCCTCCAGCAAGGCAAGGGCAGCCAGCATCACAGAACCgtgtgggttggaagggacctgaaggATCTTCTAGTTCCAAACCTCtccacagccagggacaccttccaccatcccaggctgctccaagccatGTCCAATCTGTCCTTGAACACTCACAGAGATGGGGTATCCATGActtctctgggcactctgtgccagggcctccccactctcacagggaagaatttctttctaatatctaacctaaatctatcctctgtcagtgtgaagccatttccccttgctCTGTCATTCCATGCCCTTGTtcaaatccctctccagctctcctgcagcccttttAGGTACTACaaggggctctaaggtctccctggacCTGAGACACAAAGCAAAAAATGCTGCCTGATTCAGGGGGCTGCAATAAGTGATACAGCCTTTTCCCCCACCTCACTGGGCTGTGTCccgctggctgctgcaggatcaCACAAAAAACTGCAGCTTGCTTGATTCAATCCCATATCCTGCAAGAAAAGATGACCTGAAGGCCTGAAGGGGGCTGCTGATCACCCCCTGAGTGGCTCCCCACAGAGCAGTAGCTTACCTGCCCCTGGCAGCCTGTGGGGAGACACACATTCCAGCCATGCTGGCTAAATATTTCCCATGCAATCAATTCCAGGGTATAAAACCATCAAACAGGATAACCTTGTGATCAAATGGCCAACAGAGAGAAGTGCTTAATATTCCCCACTCCAGGTAATGAGCCGTTTTTCCAGCTCAGGCCCCAAACACACATCACCGTGCGCTAACTGCCCTGCACTCGCTGCACAACAAGTTAAGCAAAGATTAAAAGcgaggaggagagaggagagagggcagaAAATGAAGCTCAGAGAGGCTGGGATGTGTGCCGTTGGCACGTGCAGGAGGcgagccaggagcagctccgcgggggcaggagcagcatcccCCACCccgggggcaggagcag
This sequence is a window from Haemorhous mexicanus isolate bHaeMex1 chromosome 14, bHaeMex1.pri, whole genome shotgun sequence. Protein-coding genes within it:
- the PCDH19 gene encoding protocadherin-19 isoform X1, whose product is MGALPALLGAALLWAGAGALVNLKYSVEEEQRAGTVIANVAKDARDAGFVLDPRQPAAFRVVSNSAPHLVDISPGSGLLVTKQKIDRDLLCRQSPKCVISLEVMSSSMEICVIKLEIKDLNDNAPSFPTDQIELEISETASPGTRVPLESAYDPDSGSFGVQSYEITPNDLFGLETKTRGDGSRFAELVVEKSLDRETQSHYSYVITALDGGDPPNFGTVELSIRVIDSNDNNPLFEEPAYTVSVPENAPPGTPVIRLNASDPDEGTNGQVLYSFHSYVSERARELFQIDPQSGLITVSGAIDYEEGHVYELDVQAKDLGPNSIPAHCKVTISVQDANDNPPLINLLSVNSELVEVSENAPPGYVIALVRVSDRDSGANGRVQCKLLGNVPFRLQEYESFSTILVDGRLDREQRDQYNLTIQARDNGIPSLQATKSFTVKITDENDNHPHFSKPYYQVIVQENNTPGAYLLSVSARDPDLGLNGSVSYQIVPSQVRDMPVFTYVSINPNSGDIYALRSFNHEQTKAFEFKVLAKDGGNPSLQSNATVRVIVLDVNDNTPVITAPPLVNGTAEVYIPRNAGVGYLVTVVKADDYDEGENGRLSYEMVEGDRGFFEIDQVNGEIRTTRAFGENAKTAYELIVVAHDHGKTSLSASALILIYLSPALDAQESIGSVNLSLIFIIALGSIAAILFVTMIFVAVKCKRDNKEIRTYNCRIAEYSYGHQKKSSKKKKISKNDIRLVPRDVEETDKMNVVSCSSLTSSLNYFDYHQQTLPLGCRRSESTFLNVESQNSRNAGSNHIYHHTFTGQSPQQPDLIINGMPLPETENYSFDSNYVNSRAHLIKSSSTFKDLEGNSLKDSGHEESDQTDSEHDVQRGLYCDTAVNDVLNTSVPSMGSQGPEQEQSEGFHCREECRILGHSDRCWMPRGAVPSRAKSPEHGRNVIALSIEATAVDAEPYADCGAKRTFATFGKEGSEPPAEERLANPKGKRTVDSAACSPKVSGAVREAGNGCEAVSPVTSPLHLKSPLSGKPAAPYGAGHCAGSREREPFGNSGPSRPSEAEPRGADSESSGQEGNPLLQERREKDSPGARRLKDIVL
- the PCDH19 gene encoding protocadherin-19 isoform X2 codes for the protein MGALPALLGAALLWAGAGALVNLKYSVEEEQRAGTVIANVAKDARDAGFVLDPRQPAAFRVVSNSAPHLVDISPGSGLLVTKQKIDRDLLCRQSPKCVISLEVMSSSMEICVIKLEIKDLNDNAPSFPTDQIELEISETASPGTRVPLESAYDPDSGSFGVQSYEITPNDLFGLETKTRGDGSRFAELVVEKSLDRETQSHYSYVITALDGGDPPNFGTVELSIRVIDSNDNNPLFEEPAYTVSVPENAPPGTPVIRLNASDPDEGTNGQVLYSFHSYVSERARELFQIDPQSGLITVSGAIDYEEGHVYELDVQAKDLGPNSIPAHCKVTISVQDANDNPPLINLLSVNSELVEVSENAPPGYVIALVRVSDRDSGANGRVQCKLLGNVPFRLQEYESFSTILVDGRLDREQRDQYNLTIQARDNGIPSLQATKSFTVKITDENDNHPHFSKPYYQVIVQENNTPGAYLLSVSARDPDLGLNGSVSYQIVPSQVRDMPVFTYVSINPNSGDIYALRSFNHEQTKAFEFKVLAKDGGNPSLQSNATVRVIVLDVNDNTPVITAPPLVNGTAEVYIPRNAGVGYLVTVVKADDYDEGENGRLSYEMVEGDRGFFEIDQVNGEIRTTRAFGENAKTAYELIVVAHDHGKTSLSASALILIYLSPALDAQESIGSVNLSLIFIIALGSIAAILFVTMIFVAVKCKRDNKEIRTYNCRIAEYSYGHQKKSSKKKKISKNDIRLVPRDVEETDKMNVVSCSSLTSSLNYFDYHQQTLPLGCRRSESTFLNVESQNSRNAGSNHIYHHTFTGQSPQQPDLIINGMPLPETENYSFDSNYVNSRAHLIKSSTFKDLEGNSLKDSGHEESDQTDSEHDVQRGLYCDTAVNDVLNTSVPSMGSQGPEQEQSEGFHCREECRILGHSDRCWMPRGAVPSRAKSPEHGRNVIALSIEATAVDAEPYADCGAKRTFATFGKEGSEPPAEERLANPKGKRTVDSAACSPKVSGAVREAGNGCEAVSPVTSPLHLKSPLSGKPAAPYGAGHCAGSREREPFGNSGPSRPSEAEPRGADSESSGQEGNPLLQERREKDSPGARRLKDIVL